In Camelina sativa cultivar DH55 chromosome 17, Cs, whole genome shotgun sequence, the genomic stretch TCGCCACCAGAAGCAAGTTGCAAAAGAGAGTGAAGCAcccaaaatattaaacaaatcttcaaaaataaaGGGTTCAAATCCCTTTTTATCGTGCTGCAAATTGCACTTTTTGTTGGTCATCCAAATTGTACACTAACCTTcgttaaacaaaatatatacgaTTTGGGTAATGATATAAAGTAGACAGTAGAGGACCCATCACGCCTAATAGTACCCAATGTATAATTCGGTAAGCTTCGTTTCCATTTGTCCGCATTCCCAAAATTAGaacaaggaaacaaaacaaaacaaaaacgctTATTAGTAGGGAAATTATAGTTTCGACCTCACAACTGAAGTTTGTCTGACTCGTCCGGATATGGGTTTAACTAGTTTAGCTACCATTCCGATTTGATGTTATGGTCAACATTATCGACCCGGTCCATTTTTCATAGGACCAATTCTAATAAGGTTGTTTGGATGCGAATAGAGATTTTCATTTTCCTGAGTTCATGCATGTTTTATATCTTAAAGCTTGCATGATATTGGCATGTACTAAACTACTAACTGCTAACTGCATGATAAGACTACCCTCGTTTTACTAACGACACACGTGGTCAAACGGTGAACAAATGTCACGTGAGTCACGTTCGTGCTACACTGCTACTGTTTCGAGCCtctttgctttttgtttcttttttgccAATTTGAAgagataagaacacaaaaagatGTTTCGTCCACTTTCCTCATCGCCGCTCTATTCTCATCACTTTCTTCGGTCGGATTTTCCAATTACATTTTTAACTATTAGTGGTCACATATTGTTCATATCTATTTTATGACGTGGATCACACTTCTTTTTTTACAATGTTTATCTCCTTAATTAAGATACTTAATTTCATTCGGCATCAATACTAAATctcacctcattaaaaaaaaaatgtattaatacaTACATTTGTAATCTAATATTTCGAATTTCTAACATAAATTGTGATCTGTTAAGTACACATATAATTAACTTTTGATTTATTGTACCTTTCACATTTCATTACCCGATAACATATCGAAATGCATCATTGCTCATAATGACGTCTAAGTACAAAGATATATCCTCAGACTACTTGgtttgacttcttttttttttttttttttttttNTAACACGATGTGACTTTTACCAGATAATCTAACAGGTTAAAAACGatagacacacacacacctaGCTTTTACTGTAATTGTTCCATTGTTATCCATCTAGAGACtctacttttcaaaattttgtttcaactaTAAACGAACTTCATTTATTATTTCTTGGATCACGTTAAGTAACGTGGCAGCTCAATGCTGACCTATGACTCTATAGACTCTATTATTAAGTCGACGGCTCAGGATTGGCCACGAGTGTGAACGAGAAGGCAGGGCAAAAGCGTCCGACACGTCCCAAAGAAAAAGGATTATACGAGAAGGCTCTCTTCTCATCCAACGGTTCACATTTAACTAAGCTACTCTCTTCTGTCTCTTCTCATACCCGTCGATCTGTCTAAAGCTTTTCATCGATTGCCACCTctccacttttttttcttcagtttatctctttttttatattttcgaTCTAAATTGTCTAAAAAGAATTAGGATAATACAATTTGTCTATCTAATTCTGACCATACTTAATTTCCATTTCTTATTTGACTTCTTCAAAAATTAAGTGTGGTTGTACCTTTATTCTTTGGTGCATCACTCTCAAAGGCTTAACTAGATTTGACATCCACATATGTATTTGTCCGCTATATCTATCTATccattatataacaaaaatatcataagCTGAAAAAATTAGTAAGctacatatattattttgtctttgtaaaataatatcaaGAAAATGTAATTATTTATGACCGTGTATATGAACAATAATATAGCTTGTTTTACCTTTTGTTCTAaccttttttataaatttccttTTTGGTCTTCTAGATGGCACACTGAACAGACACGCATATTCACAGATACGTGCGTCTTTGGAGgacttggaaaaaaataaaataaaaagcagaGATAATGATTTCctcaaataataaagaaaaacaacaaattgattttttccCAAATAAAGGAgtcagaaaaatataattaaggaacaaacaaaaaagatacctttaataataaacaaaaataaacattttcatatttaaaaaaaaaatgaatttccTATGAAATATAAACCGCATAAACTTATCGTGAGACCgccttaagaaaaaaaaaacaaaataaaaataaaaacccttcttattttctctcttcAGCCGCCGCTTTCACAatacctcttcctcttccttcttcttcttctaccttcttctcctcctaGGTCTCTTTTTCTATACACACTAAAAAGCTCGCAAATCTGGCTATCGAAAACCACAATCATAAACTCAACTTCGGGGCCTTCAAGGCCAATCACAAGAAAGTCATGGTTAGTCTCTTCTTTAACCATTCTTGTTTTTGCTCTTCCCTTCTTATATAATcagtttctgatttttattgcttcTGTGTATTCTCAGGGACCGATGATAAgaacagaagaggaagaagactgtACGATTCCACCGTGGCTAATGCCAATGCTAAGAGGGAGCTACTTCGTCCCCTGTTCGATCCACATCGattcaaacaaaaacgaatGTAACTTGTTCTGTCTTGATTGTGCTGGAAATGCCTTTTGCTCTTACTGttcagtcaaacataaagaccATCGTGTTGTTCAGGTCAGTTCCaatatctctttccttttttttttttttttttctccttctaaaaaatctcatttatttcaatgtattattaaatttttgcaGATACGAAGATCTTCGTACCATAACGTGGTGAGAGTGAAAGAGATACAGAAGTTGATAGACATCTCTTGCGTTCAGACATATATCATCAACAGCGCAAAGATTGCGTTCCTCAATGAAAGACCTCAGCCTAGAATCGGCAAAGGTGTTACAAACACTTGTGAAATCTGTTGCAGAAGCCTTCTTGATTCTTTCCGTTTCTGCTCTCTCGGCTGCAaggtataacaaaaaaaaacactaaccactctgtttttttttttccccctgtTTCCACCATTTCTTGTCTAAAtacaaatttaactttttttcctAAACCCATTAACGCATTTCACTTCTTAACGAAATCtgtatcaaatttttatttcttttgtttttagctttGTTCAATGTTCATGATTCATTTCATTTGGACATGCTCTGTTTTGGAATGTGATTTGTGTAATGACTTAgttgtacttttgtttgtttttggctgTTCAGCTTGGAGGGATGAAGAGGGGAGATACAACTCTAACCTTCTCTTTGAAAGGGAAGCATGGTAGAGAGTACCAAGGTGGTTCAGAATCAGATGAAGCTACAACACCAACTAAGATGCGCAAGACCAATGCTTTCAACCGTCTGATGAGTGGTCTGTCGATCTCAACCGTTAGATTTGATGACTACGGTCCAGGTGGTGGTGATCAAAGGTCTTCAAGCTCTGGTGATGAAGGTGGTTTTAGTTTCTCTCCGGGAACACCTCCGATCTATAATCACCGGAACTCAAGCAGACGAAAGGGTGTCCCTCACCGTGCTCCGTTCTAgacaaaaagataattattacTAAGTTTCAAAACcccataataataattaattataaatataaatagaatatGGTATAAATACCGATACAATGTATAACACAACTTGGGGTGAAATTTAGGAGGATGTAGTCATAATGTTGTAAATGGGCCagtgtctttcttttttcttatagtttttTCTATCTAAAAGATAAAGGCAATATAATTAGACACatacataaatacattttttataaatatagaagaattagggtttatagtGAAAGTGTTTGTACAAGGTGTTAGACTGTTTAAAAGGTATGGCTTTTGTGTTGTATTGTCATGTAATTGTgtacattaatttttgttcatacaaaaataataatatcaagtgaaatattataaaactgaTGCGTTGTCTAACTGTAGTAATCTCTTCACTAATTTGTAACATTATAGTATTATACCACATTGTCTACTTATCCTGACTCGAATTAAGCTCTAATTTAGTATACGATAATGTGTAACTGAAGTCATGGCGTCATATagttttttgtatatatataaagtcgCAAGAGTGTCActgaaacatttttttcaatacaattgattgatttgttgTAGTTTGACGTAATCAAGAAGAATATTATAATAGTATACGCTAAAGAATATTATTATGCAATATAAAAAAAGTAAGCAAGTGGGATagagaagaggaaaaaataaagagCCGTGTGGAATCCGAAAGGCTGCGATTCTTCTTCTCACCGTTAAGAGACGGGTGTTCATTACTTTTTTATGATCTCTCTTAATTTATTCAACATCATGTTTTAAGCTCTACACTAATCCACGGAATCGAATAATTGGCAGACTTTTATTTGATTATACAAATTTATGAATTACCGATAATGTTTTGATAATGCAGTTTCGTAAATTCACTGACACACAAAAATCGTTTTCCGTAgcttt encodes the following:
- the LOC104756458 gene encoding uncharacterized protein LOC104756458, with amino-acid sequence MGPMIRTEEEEDCTIPPWLMPMLRGSYFVPCSIHIDSNKNECNLFCLDCAGNAFCSYCSVKHKDHRVVQIRRSSYHNVVRVKEIQKLIDISCVQTYIINSAKIAFLNERPQPRIGKGVTNTCEICCRSLLDSFRFCSLGCKLGGMKRGDTTLTFSLKGKHGREYQGGSESDEATTPTKMRKTNAFNRLMSGLSISTVRFDDYGPGGGDQRSSSSGDEGGFSFSPGTPPIYNHRNSSRRKGVPHRAPF